One Campylobacter sp. RM16192 genomic region harbors:
- a CDS encoding 5'-methylthioadenosine/adenosylhomocysteine nucleosidase: MIAILGAMPEEITPLLDALKDYEEIRYANNVFYLAKFKDKELVIAYSKIGKVNAALTATIMIEKFKAQKLLFTGVAGALNENLKIKDMLYAESLVQHDLDITAFGHPHGFVPGTSIFMKSDGNLNVLATKIAKQKGINLKSGIIATGDQFICEQSKKDWIKNTFKADATEMEGASVALVCESLNVPFFILRAISDEAGGGAEFDFDEFLQSSANISADFILSMIEEL, translated from the coding sequence ATGATAGCGATTTTAGGTGCGATGCCTGAAGAGATCACTCCGCTTTTGGACGCTTTAAAAGATTATGAAGAGATACGTTATGCGAATAATGTCTTTTATTTGGCGAAATTTAAAGATAAAGAGCTTGTAATAGCATATTCAAAAATAGGTAAAGTAAATGCCGCCCTGACGGCTACAATAATGATTGAAAAATTTAAGGCTCAAAAACTACTTTTTACAGGTGTTGCCGGCGCTTTAAATGAAAATTTAAAAATTAAAGACATGTTGTATGCCGAATCATTGGTGCAGCATGATCTTGACATTACAGCGTTTGGTCATCCGCATGGATTTGTGCCAGGTACAAGTATATTTATGAAAAGCGATGGAAATTTAAATGTCCTGGCTACTAAAATTGCTAAACAAAAGGGAATAAATTTAAAAAGCGGAATTATAGCTACCGGAGATCAGTTTATTTGTGAACAAAGTAAAAAAGATTGGATAAAAAATACATTCAAAGCCGATGCTACAGAGATGGAAGGTGCCAGTGTAGCCCTAGTATGTGAGAGCTTAAATGTGCCATTTTTTATTTTAAGAGCCATAAGTGATGAGGCTGGAGGTGGAGCGGAGTTTGATTTTGACGAATTTTTACAAAGCTCTGCTAATATAAGTGCTGATTTCATCCTCTCTATGATTGAGGAGTTATGA